In Gimesia panareensis, the genomic window AACCTCGACCGCTTTGAATATTCAGGACGCAACATCCGCTACGCCATCGGCGCAGCCACACAGGCCGTCAAAGATTCAGGAATCCTGGATGACGACTTTGATCCTGCCACGTTCGGCGTCTATCTCGGTGCCGGCGAAGGACAACAGGACTTCTACCAGTTCATGAAGCTGATCGCCCAGGCACAGAACGACGGTGAAGTCGATCTGGAAAAATTCACCAAGGCTGGTCTGGAACAGCTCAATCCACTGTTCGAGCTGGAACAGGAACCAAACATGCCGGCCGGCCACCTGGCCAGCCTGTTCAATGCCCAGGGCCCCAACCTGAACTGCCTGACTGCCTGTGCCGCCTCCAGCCAGGCGATTGGTGAAGCCTCTGAACTGATTCGTCGTGGCGATGTTGATATCATGCTCTCCGGCGGTGCTCACAGCATGATCCACCCCTTCGGCGTCACCGGATTCAGCCTGCTGACCGCCCTCTCCACTCACAACGAAGATCCTGCCAAAGCATCGCGTCCTTTTGACCGCAACCGGGATGGTTTCGTGCTGGGTGAAGGTGCCGGGATGATGATTCTGGAAGATCTCGAACGGGCCCAGAAACGGGGCGCTAAGATTTATGGCGAACTGGTTGGCTACGGCTCCAGTGCAGACGCCTACCGCGTCACCGATATTCATCCAGACGGACGCGGGGCCATCAAGTGCATCAAAATGGCGATGAGCCATGCCAATCTCAACCCCGAGGACATTCACTACATCAACGCCCACGGGACCAGCACTGCCGTCAACGATAAAGTGGAAACCAGAGCGATCAAAGGCGCGCTCGGCGATACCGCCTACAAGGTTCCTGTCTCCAGTATCAAGAGTATGATGGGCCACCTGATTGCCGCCGCAGGCAGCGTGGAAGCCATCACCTGTCTGATGGCGATTCGTGACAATGTGGTGCCCCCCACGATTAACTACGAAACTCCTGACCCGGACTGCGACCTGGATTACATTCCCAACGAAGCCCGCCAGAAGGAAGTCACAACGGCACTCTCGAACAGTTTTGGATTTGGTGGTCAGAATATCTCTCTGATCTTCTCAGAATTTAACGGATAAAATGCTGCGAATTCGAATCAGATATTTCACAATATCTCGCAAACCATCCAGATTAACAGAGACGCTCGTGCAAAAACCGATTACACTGTAACCAGACTCGCAGCTCTCGATGAGTTTGAGACTTGCGGGTAATGTGTCATCATGATTTAAAACCACTTATGATCACCGTCGCTGTAGCGGGCTTCAGCAGCGGCATCACTTCCAAGGGAGACGGTAGTGAATTGGTTGTTCTGGTGCCTGCTGATCCTTATCGGCATCGAGTTGATCATCCAATATTGCATTATGCGAGCCGCTTATCCCGTACTCTTTGCGCCGCTCACAGATCGCTTTCAACTCGCCGGCACACTCTCTAATCTGCCGGAAGAAGACTCGGGAATTCGTATTCAGTCTGTCTCCTTTCCCTCCATCGATGGACTGACGCTGCGAGGTCTGGTTGCCCTCCCCAGACAGACTCCACCGCGAGGAGTGATCCTCTTCTGCCATCCCTTCAAACTCTCAGGACAGATCGGTCTCTATCAATGTCGCGGCCTGCTGGATGCTGGATTTGCAGTCTTCACTTTTGACTTTCGTAATCACGGCAAAAGCGATCAGGATCCCCAATACAATTCAGTCCACTGGCTTTCAGAACATGAACTCAATGATATCCGTGCCGCAATCAGACACCTCCGCCAGCACCCGGAACTGAAACAGCTCCCTCTCGGTATGCTGGGGATGTGCCGCGGTGCCGGAGCTGCCCTGGCAGTCGCTGCGCAGAAATCCGAGATTCAATACGTCGCCTGTGAAGGAGCATTTATCAATGAGGAACTCTTCCTGGACCATGCGATCCGCTGGGGGGAACGGTTCCTGCCGCGACTGTTCATTCAGCTGGTTCCCACCTGGGAAGTGACCCGCGCCTTTCGCATCATGATCTGGTTCTCTCAACGTCGACAAGGCTGCCGCTTCGTCAATCTCAAACCCCTGCTCCACTCTCTGAAAAATCGTCAATTGCTGTTCTTTGTGGGAGAAAACGATCAAAGCGTCGTGCCTCGCATGACAGATCTGATCATCCGGCGCATACAGCACTCAAAAACGACCCCCTGTCAGCTCCCGGAAGCAGTTCATAACGCAGGACGCTTTGCCCAGCAGAAACTTTATGACCAGCGGCTGATTGAGTTCTTCTCCCAGATGGCTGACTCACATGATCAAACTGCCGGCTCCGCTGCGGACAAGGAACTGGTTTCCGAATCGGAACTTGTCTCTCACCAGTAGATGATTCAATTCCGTGAAGAAACTGCCTGGAAAACATTCCTCCGACGCCCCTCATTCTTTACGCACTCCTGCCTATTTGACAGAGAATATCGGGGCTCCGTATGGATAAAATTACAGCTGCAGAGTCTTTAGCTTTCTTAAATCAATATCCTAACCCTTTAATAAATAATGACTTGAAGCTGCGCAACCTGTTTCTACCTGACATTGGTATCTGATTTGCTACCAGTTTACCTGTTGAATCACTCTTTGCCCGATCTCGATTTTGAGATAGGGTTTCCTTAAATCCCTCTGTTCCAGTGGGCCACAGATATTCCCGGTGAGCTGTGTTATGGTCAAAGCCAGATCGCAAACTCCTTATCAATTACTGATCGCTGATGACGACTCCGGTTTCCGTGAAGTCCTCAGAGAGGTATTGGCCCCCTATTTCCAGCTGTTCGAAGCCGAATCTGGCGAACAAGCCATTGAACTCGTCGAACAGACCCACGTCGACATCGTGCTGCTCGACATGCATATGGACATTCTGACAGGATTGGAAGCAGTTCGGATCCTGAAGCAGATCAACGCCCTGCTGCCCTGCATTCTGATAACCGCTGATGCGACCGATGAATTACGCCAGGATGCAAGTGCTGCAGACGCCTACGAAGTCCTGTCTAAGCCTGTTAAACGACAGGAGTTAGTCACTACGGTTTCCCACGCTCTGGTTGAGACCTACCAGGATCCCAACATCCCTTTCTGGCTGGGTAACTGAGACCGGCCTTCGAAACGCATTCCGGCAGTCACGCTGCTTGACCCACTGCATTTTTCGCAGAAT contains:
- a CDS encoding alpha/beta hydrolase; translated protein: MNWLFWCLLILIGIELIIQYCIMRAAYPVLFAPLTDRFQLAGTLSNLPEEDSGIRIQSVSFPSIDGLTLRGLVALPRQTPPRGVILFCHPFKLSGQIGLYQCRGLLDAGFAVFTFDFRNHGKSDQDPQYNSVHWLSEHELNDIRAAIRHLRQHPELKQLPLGMLGMCRGAGAALAVAAQKSEIQYVACEGAFINEELFLDHAIRWGERFLPRLFIQLVPTWEVTRAFRIMIWFSQRRQGCRFVNLKPLLHSLKNRQLLFFVGENDQSVVPRMTDLIIRRIQHSKTTPCQLPEAVHNAGRFAQQKLYDQRLIEFFSQMADSHDQTAGSAADKELVSESELVSHQ
- a CDS encoding response regulator, with protein sequence MVKARSQTPYQLLIADDDSGFREVLREVLAPYFQLFEAESGEQAIELVEQTHVDIVLLDMHMDILTGLEAVRILKQINALLPCILITADATDELRQDASAADAYEVLSKPVKRQELVTTVSHALVETYQDPNIPFWLGN
- the fabF gene encoding beta-ketoacyl-ACP synthase II, whose translation is MNRRVVITGIGAITPLGKTVEDTWKALQESKCGISNITHFDASNFPTRFAAEVHDFHLEDYVDNLDRFEYSGRNIRYAIGAATQAVKDSGILDDDFDPATFGVYLGAGEGQQDFYQFMKLIAQAQNDGEVDLEKFTKAGLEQLNPLFELEQEPNMPAGHLASLFNAQGPNLNCLTACAASSQAIGEASELIRRGDVDIMLSGGAHSMIHPFGVTGFSLLTALSTHNEDPAKASRPFDRNRDGFVLGEGAGMMILEDLERAQKRGAKIYGELVGYGSSADAYRVTDIHPDGRGAIKCIKMAMSHANLNPEDIHYINAHGTSTAVNDKVETRAIKGALGDTAYKVPVSSIKSMMGHLIAAAGSVEAITCLMAIRDNVVPPTINYETPDPDCDLDYIPNEARQKEVTTALSNSFGFGGQNISLIFSEFNG